The genomic segment CCATGACAACCCATTGATTTTCCAAAAGTATGGACACGAGCAAGGACTCTTTTCTCCAGTCCTAATTCAGCAACCAAACCCTCCCCTTTTTCACCAAAAATACCAGTTGAATGAGCCTCATCTACAATGAGGGCAGCCTCATATTTTTCACATAACTCCACAATACTTTTTAAAGGAGCTTGATCTCCGTCCATCGAGTAAACAGATTCAACAACCACGTATATTTTCCCTTCCGCGATAGATAATTTTTCTTCCAGCTGAGAAATATCATTATGTGAAAATGAAAAAGATTTTGCTAGACTTAATCGAATACCATCCCGGATAGATGCATGAGAATACTCATCACAAATAACAGTATCTCCTTTTTTAGGCAAACAAGAAAGCAGACCTAAATTTGCATCATATCCTGAGTTGTAAATCAATCCTGCATCCGCGATATGAAATTTCGCTATTCGACTCTCAAGTTTTTCTATCTCGACTGAATTACCAGTTAATAGACGAGAACCTGTAGAACCCACCCCCATATCTTGCATCTCCGAGCTTATTCGATCTTTTAGATCCTTTGAC from the Flavobacteriales bacterium genome contains:
- a CDS encoding pyridoxal phosphate-dependent aminotransferase family protein, translated to MRSIEEFISKSLSDRKENGALRELSVKKGLVDFCSNDYLGFSRSKDLKDRISSEMQDMGVGSTGSRLLTGNSVEIEKLESRIAKFHIADAGLIYNSGYDANLGLLSCLPKKGDTVICDEYSHASIRDGIRLSLAKSFSFSHNDISQLEEKLSIAEGKIYVVVESVYSMDGDQAPLKSIVELCEKYEAALIVDEAHSTGIFGEKGEGLVAELGLEKRVLARVHTFGKSMGCHGAIVLGGANLRSYLINFSRSFIYTTGTPNYAVIAIKSAYDILSGVGFNSSKLSKLVSLFKSLLHDCVDFDLIESSSPVQCLVVPGNDSVKRLSGRVNDRGYDVRPILYPTVKKGKERIRICIHLFNSEEEVRGLVEAIKLSV